One Candidatus Ozemobacteraceae bacterium genomic window carries:
- a CDS encoding IPT/TIG domain-containing protein has product MYLCSILLVVAALGCGGGSSNPVSLTNTPQIAGISPQSGGAGTFVQIWGAYFGAQQGSSIVSYNYEPCVVSSWSDTLITCTIPNTARTSGTFVVTVGGKASAASTQFTLNAPQVTSISPSGGPSDTLVTISGIGFGTKNDNSRVSFNGYNATIESWSNSYITCRVPQGPQNGSVSVVIYINYDYYVSTTFNFVLPSITSIASANSSSTGNNIGAELAINGQGFGSYQSEYSGTLTFGGTQVSPTAWTSNLIKFRIPSGVSAGYKTVALSINGKSYTSGWNVNEPFLSSPSLSTVYQPNDLITLSGNYLGTPSDSVRPSIRIVDGSVTTTVTPTSWSDTSISFYSGLDTHALSDPVVSVSVIVGGLQSNSVNMKVE; this is encoded by the coding sequence GTGTATCTGTGTTCCATCCTGCTGGTCGTTGCCGCTCTCGGCTGCGGCGGTGGCTCGAGCAACCCCGTCAGCCTGACGAACACGCCGCAGATTGCGGGAATATCGCCGCAATCAGGAGGCGCCGGAACGTTCGTCCAGATTTGGGGCGCCTATTTCGGCGCGCAGCAGGGGTCGAGCATCGTCTCCTACAATTACGAGCCCTGCGTGGTCAGCTCCTGGAGCGACACGCTCATCACCTGTACGATCCCGAACACGGCCCGCACGAGCGGCACGTTCGTGGTGACCGTCGGCGGTAAGGCTTCGGCGGCCAGCACCCAGTTTACCTTGAATGCGCCGCAGGTGACCAGTATTTCCCCCTCTGGCGGCCCGTCCGACACGCTGGTGACGATCTCCGGAATCGGCTTTGGCACGAAAAACGACAACTCGCGGGTCTCCTTCAACGGCTACAATGCGACGATTGAGAGTTGGTCGAACTCCTACATCACCTGCCGGGTCCCCCAGGGACCCCAGAACGGTTCTGTATCGGTCGTTATTTATATCAATTACGACTACTATGTTTCAACGACGTTCAATTTTGTTCTTCCGTCCATCACGAGCATTGCATCCGCGAATTCCAGTTCGACGGGGAACAATATCGGGGCGGAACTCGCCATCAACGGTCAGGGTTTCGGATCATACCAGAGCGAATACAGTGGCACCCTGACGTTCGGCGGCACCCAGGTCTCTCCGACGGCATGGACCTCGAACCTCATCAAGTTTCGAATCCCCAGCGGTGTTTCAGCCGGGTATAAAACGGTGGCGCTTTCGATCAATGGCAAAAGCTATACTTCCGGGTGGAACGTGAACGAGCCGTTCCTGTCGAGTCCGAGCCTTTCCACGGTCTACCAGCCGAACGACCTGATCACCCTGTCGGGAAACTACCTGGGAACGCCGTCCGACTCGGTGCGCCCGTCGATACGGATCGTCGATGGATCGGTGACGACGACCGTCACGCCAACATCCTGGTCGGATACGAGTATTTCCTTCTATTCCGGCCTTGATACCCACGCCTTGTCCGATCCGGTCGTCTCGGTT